Proteins from a genomic interval of Musa acuminata AAA Group cultivar baxijiao chromosome BXJ1-9, Cavendish_Baxijiao_AAA, whole genome shotgun sequence:
- the LOC135593087 gene encoding leucine-rich repeat extensin-like protein 4 yields MVGGDEMAPVKLLVGVLCLVFLLFSAAVPALGVNEEEQEAMEGSSVSLAVDPSFQFQNSRLRDAYIALQTWKRTAIFSDPQNLTGNWVGPEVCSYFGVYCAASPDDPYLTVVAGIDLNHADLAGYLPRELGLLTDLALFHLNSNRFCGTVPPTFRRLRLLYELDLSNNRFVGKFPEVVLYLPALRYLDLRFNDFEGPIPPALFERPLDVIFLNSNRLRAGIPATLGHSPVSVLVLANNDLGGCIPSSIGGMANTLNEIILLNDNLTGCIPTEVGLLRRVTVFDVSFNRLQGPLPESIAGMVSVEQLDVAHNRLTGRIPPGVCDLPRLQNFTYSYNFFTGQPPSCGRGGRSAVFNGKANCIPGQPDQRSPKQCSSAVAQPFDCRKSKCWSGGVPSPYLKPPSPRPTAPRRWPVYSPPSPVGNKPGRHYKPAPRTPPPPQYESSPSTRSHPPPPSYSPKQSPPPSSSGYHASSPPPAPPAHDYEPAKPPHSPLPPTLVSPPPTHHYQTPTPPAPVQPPTYTNPPYHTSPPSPLSPTESPPPPPLKSPSPLPTPVPASPPPSQKPWQAPPPPVHSSPQPSPKYAPPPFEHLSSPPPPPTVMKQSPPPSLPPPAGLPPPPAPPKCHGKEHPPPILPPVVGVSYASPPPPAIPYY; encoded by the coding sequence ATGGTTGGGGGAGATGAGATGGCCCCTGTCAAGCTGCTCGTCGGCGTGCTCTGCCTCGTCTTCTTGCTGTTCTCGGCTGCTGTTCCGGCGCTCGGGGTGAATGAGGAGGAGCAAGAGGCGATGGAGGGGAGCAGTGTGAGCTTGGCGGTGGACCCGAGCTTCCAGTTCCAGAACTCGAGGCTGAGAGACGCCTACATTGCGCTGCAGACATGGAAGCGCACCGCCATCTTCTCCGACCCGCAGAACCTGACGGGCAACTGGGTCGGCCCCGAGGTGTGTTCCTACTTCGGCGTCTACTGTGCCGCTTCTCCGGACGACCCCTACCTCACCGTCGTTGCTGGCATCGACCTGAACCATGCCGACCTCGCCGGGTACCTCCCGCGGGAGCTCGGCCTCCTCACCGACCTCGCCCTCTTCCACCTCAACTCCAACCGCTTCTGCGGCACTGTGCCCCCCACCTTCCGCCGCCTCCGCCTGCTCTACGAGTTGGACCTCAGCAACAACCGCTTCGTCGGCAAGTTCCCGGAGGTGGTGCTCTACCTGCCGGCCCTCCGCTACCTCGACCTCCGCTTCAACGACTTCGAGGGGCCCATCCCGCCGGCGCTCTTCGAGCGGCCCCTCGATGTCATCTTCCTCAACTCCAACCGCCTCCGCGCCGGCATCCCCGCCACCCTCGGCCACTCTCCGGTGTCCGTCCTCGTGCTCGCCAACAACGACCTCGGCGGGTGCATCCCCTCCTCCATTGGTGGCATGGCCAACACGCTCAACGAGATCATCCTCCTCAACGACAACCTCACCGGCTGCATCCCGACCGAGGTCGGGCTGCTCCGCCGCGTCACCGTTTTCGACGTCAGCTTCAACCGCCTTCAGGGCCCGCTGCCGGAGTCCATCGCCGGCATGGTGAGCGTCGAGCAGCTCGACGTTGCGCACAACCGCCTTACGGGGCGCATCCCCCCGGGCGTATGCGACCTCCCCAGGCTCCAGAACTTCACCTACTCATACAACTTCTTCACCGGCCAGCCGCCGTCCTGCGGCCGCGGCGGAAGGTCAGCGGTGTTCAACGGCAAGGCGAACTGTATCCCCGGCCAGCCGGACCAGCGGTCCCCCAAGCAGTGCTCCTCCGCGGTGGCCCAACCCTTCGATTGCCGCAAGTCCAAGTGCTGGAGTGGCGGCGTGCCATCCCCTTACCTCAAGCCACCGTCCCCGCGGCCGACTGCTCCTAGGAGATGGCCGGTATACAGTCCGCCGTCTCCGGTGGGGAACAAGCCCGGAAGGCACTACAAGCCAGCACCTcgtacgccgccgccgccgcagtaCGAATCATCGCCTTCGACGAGATCTCACCCACCGCCGCCGTCATACTCGCCGAAGCAATCGCCGCCGCCGTCCTCTTCGGGCTACCATGCTTCCTCACCGCCACCTGCCCCTCCTGCGCACGACTATGAACCAGCAAAACCTCCCCACAGCCCATTGCCACCCACATTGGTCTCACCTCCTCCAACGCATCACTATCAAACGCCTACTCCTCCTgctcctgttcagcctccgacaTATACCAACCCTCCGTATCATACTTCACCACCATCGCCGTTGTCACCTACAGagtcgcctccgccgccgcccctcAAGTCACCATCGCCACTGCCGACACCAGTGCCTGCCTCCCCGCCGCCGTCGCAAAAGCCATGGCAAGCTCCACCACCACCGGTACACTCCTCACCGCAGCCATCACCCAAGTATGCTCCTCCCCCGTTCGAACATTTGTcgtcaccaccacctcctccgacCGTGATGAAGCAATCTCCTCCGCCGTCGCTTCCACCACCGGCAGGGCTGCCGCCGCCACCAGCACCGCCCAAGTGCCACGGGAAGGAGCATCCACCGCCGATACTGCCGCCCGTTGTAGGCGTGTCCTATGCTTCGCCACCACCGCCGGCGATACCGTACTACTGA